The Syntrophorhabdaceae bacterium DNA segment GTGTTTGTGGGAAGTTGCTCTGGATAGCGGGTATCGCAAAACTATTGCTGCCGTCGGGCTTTGCAGACGTCTCGTGGTTGCCGCGCATGGGGAAGAAGCCGATGCCCGCGGTGTAGAGATGCTGTGCCGCACGAGCCCTGATTACAATGTCAGCATTGTTGCCGCTCTCCGTCAGGTCACCTACCTGAACGACGAACTTCACGCCCTGCTCGATGAGCCGCCGGTTGATCTGGTTGATGATCGAAGCTGGGACGCCGTTCGGGTTCTGCCCCGCGGGATCAGTGGGGCACGTCCACTGGGTATCGCCCATGACCGCGAACTTCCAGGCGTCGGCAGAAGCGCTGGTGGTGCCTAAGAGCACCGCGAGCAGCAGCGCGCATAGCACCGTGAAGTTAGGGAACTTCTTCATAGTCTGCTCCTTTGTTGGTTGAGCTTAGTTTCACGCTTTATAGCAGGCCTACGTTAGAAGACAGTTAAGAATGCGTTAATTGTGTGTGAACCGGCTTCTCGCCTGGTTCGCTTGGTGTTACTAAGGCCATGTGCCTCTCCAGAATGGCCTGTTTCACGGAAAGAACCTCTGCGCCGTCCCCGATTTAGTGGTCATACCGAAATAAGAGCGTGAAGCAGAATTTGGTAAAAACAGCAGCAAGAATTTTTCTGTTTGAATAGTATCGACTTCACCTACAAGTCAACGCCCTACGATAACTCCTGGGACTAGCGATTACGAATGGAAATGTGCATAGCCACCGTATTCTCACTTGAGCCCCACCTTGCGCAAGGCGCCATATAGCCTCTCACTATCCTCAGACCTCTTATACATGCGCCAATAATTCCATGATGAAAGGGAAAAGGTTGGGTCAAGCTTGAGCAACTGCTGGGCTGCTTCTTTGGCTTCCTCCATCCTTCCAAGCATACTGTATGAGGCGATCAGAAATGGATCCCGACTGACGGAGGACCCATATAATTCTATGCTTTTCTTCATGTTCGAAATCGCCTCTTCATAGAGCCCAGCAGTGAAGCAGGATTGGCCCATAAAGTCCACATAAACTGGGTATCCCTCAGATAGGTACAAGGGATTTAGCTCTCTTGATTTCTTGACTGCTGCAATTGCCTCCTCTCCACGGCCGACCCAATTAAGGTAATACCCCAACCATACTATCGTATCAGAGTCGCCTGGTTGTATATTTGCCGCTCGATTCGCTGCGGCAAGGGCATCATCGTGTTTACCTTGCATCAAATAGACACTCGCCAAGGCCATGTATGACGCCGGAAATTTGTCATCGACTGATATTCCTTTCTGGGCCAGCTCCAATGCCTTTTTGAGGTCTTCCTGGGGAAACCATCCAAACCGAACACCTCTGCTGACCAGAAACGATTGAAGTTGATATCCGCCTGCGAAATTGGGATCCAGGTCTATGACCCGCTGACACATCTCTATTCCCTTGAGAGTGTTTTGCTTTTTGTGCACATATTGTTCCGTTTTGGCCCGTAAATATAAATCATAGGCTTCAAAGCTTTCAGTGTGTTTGCGAGGCAGGCGATCTGTATCAGCCGTCGTCAAAGCTACAGCGAGTTCTGAGACCACCTTCCGTGTAACCTCATCCTGCACGGAAAAGATGTCCTTCAGCTCCCGGTCGTATTTATCCGCCCATACGTGCTGCCCTGTCTTGCCATCGATGAGCTGGGCGGTAATGCGCACCCTGCCGCTCGCTCGACGCACGCTCCCTTCCAACACATGGCTAACTCCAAGGTCCTTCGCCACCTCCTCAATCTTTACCTGTTTCCCTTTGTACAGGAAGGTGGAATTCCGGGAGACGACAAAGATCCTGGAGAGCTTGGATAGGTTGGTGATGATGTCCTCTGTGATCCCATCACTGAAATATTCCTGCTCAGGATCGCCGCTCATGTTCACGAAGGGTAGCACCGCAATGGAGGGCTTATCT contains these protein-coding regions:
- a CDS encoding tetratricopeptide repeat protein, with the translated sequence VKNIKEPVRVYRILMEPGVKEVTADKRDKRPWQRLALPLGVVLILVVALFAVWRLHLRPTAPPGEVVSTEKMAFPLPDKPSIAVLPFVNMSGDPEQEYFSDGITEDIITNLSKLSRIFVVSRNSTFLYKGKQVKIEEVAKDLGVSHVLEGSVRRASGRVRITAQLIDGKTGQHVWADKYDRELKDIFSVQDEVTRKVVSELAVALTTADTDRLPRKHTESFEAYDLYLRAKTEQYVHKKQNTLKGIEMCQRVIDLDPNFAGGYQLQSFLVSRGVRFGWFPQEDLKKALELAQKGISVDDKFPASYMALASVYLMQGKHDDALAAANRAANIQPGDSDTIVWLGYYLNWVGRGEEAIAAVKKSRELNPLYLSEGYPVYVDFMGQSCFTAGLYEEAISNMKKSIELYGSSVSRDPFLIASYSMLGRMEEAKEAAQQLLKLDPTFSLSSWNYWRMYKRSEDSERLYGALRKVGLK